The following DNA comes from Planctomycetia bacterium.
AAAATGACACACGATCCGCCGCCGAAGTTCGAGACATAGCCGTCACCGAGGGAAGCCCAAGTTCAAGCCCACCCCCTCAACCTACCAACCCCAACAACCGTGGCGCCGCGAGCACTCCAAATCAACAGCCCTAATACGCTGGCTGGCTTGGACCCAAAGAGGTGGGAGGCTGGCGGGTGAAACATAAGTTGAGATTTTGTCTCAACAGACACGATTGTAGTTCCCAGAGACGAGGCGTTAATGGGATCGGTCGGATTTCTTCGCTTTCGTGACACGGCGAAAGGTCCCAGCCAAGGGCGCCGGATCGATGCTGGCGACTGCGGGGCGTGGTACGATTACGCGAAGTTCCGTTCGATACTCAGAGGTCGATCAGGGGGCGTTGATGCGTCGAATCGCCAACCGAGCGTTTTGGACGATGCGGTTTTTTGTGGTCGTCGCGGCGCTGGCAAGCGCTCACGCCGGAACTACCGCTGCCCAGGCCCTCTCCAATGAAATTGCCAAGTTCATCGCGCAACCGCTCTACAAAGAATCCTCGTGGGGGCTGTTAGTCGTCGATTTGGATTCCGGCGAAACGTTGTATGAACTGAATCCCGACAAGCTATTCGTGCCGGCATCGACCACGAAGTTATTTTCGGTGGCGGCAGCGCTCGAAGTGCTCGGCGCCGATCACCGCTTCCACACTCCGGTTTATGCTCGCGGCGAGATCGACGCCGAAGGCAAATTGCAGGGCGACTTGATCCTGGCCGCGAGCGGCGATCTCACCCTGGGCGGACGAACTGACGCCGCCGGACGGATTGCATTTGCCGACGCCGATCACACCTATGCCGGCTTCTCGCCCGGGGCGAAGGTGACGGAATCCGATCCCTTGGCCGGCCTCAAAGCAATCGCCCAGCAGGTCAAGCAGGCCGGCATACATGAAATCGACGGCGATGTATTGATCGACGACCGGCTGTTCGAAGAGGCCGACAGTTCCGGCAGCGGGCCGGACCGTTGCTCGCCGATCGTAGTGAATGACAACGTCATCGACGTCACCGTTGAGCCAGGCAAAGTGGGCGAGCTTGCCAAAGTCACTTGCCGGCCGGAATGTTCTGCCGTGGTGGTCGACGCGCGCGTGTTGACCGTCGACGCGGATCAGGAAACCGAACTTAAGATCGAGTTGCTCGACGAGCGCGGCCTGCTGGTGCGCGGGCGCATCGCGGCCGATGAACCCGCGGCGCTACGCCCGATTGAAGTGAAGTCGCCGGAGGATTTCGCGAGGAGGTTGCTAATCGACGCCTTGCAGGAGGCCGGCATTGCCGTCGACGCGTCGGCGGTCTCCTGCAATTGCGATGACGCATTGCCCGATGTGGCGGACTATGCCCAACTGAAGCAAGTCGCACAGTTGGAATCGCCCCCTTTTTCGGAGAATGCGCGGCTGATTCTCAAGGTCAGCCATAATCTGCACGCCAGCACGTTGCCGCTGCTGATGGCGGCAAAACAGGGCCAGCGGACGCTGGACGAAGGGCTCAAGATCGAGCGTGAGGCGTTGACGCGGATCGGCGTAGACGTGGACACCATTTCGTTCGGCGGCGGCGCCGGCGGCACCCGCGCCGACTTTGTCACGCCGCGCGCAGCCGTGAATCTGCTCCGTGCGATGTCGCAGCGCCCGGAAGCAAGCATCTATCGCGACGCGTTGCCGATTCTCGGCGTGGACGGTACGCTGCATTCGGCGGTCGAACCGGAAAGCCCGGCGCGCGCTAAGTTTCAGGCGAAGACCGGTACGCTCGTCTGGCAGAACGGATTGAACGATCGACAACTGCTCACCAGCAAGGCCCTGGCTGGCTACGGTGAGACCGCCTCGGGGCGCAAGATTGCGGTGGCAATCTTCGTGAATAACGTCCACCTCCGTGACGAAATCACGCCGACGTATGTAGGGAAGCACCTCGGCAAATTGTGTGAGCTGATTCACGCGGGACTTTAGTCGTGCTGTAGCCGCCAAGAGCCTATTCGAGAACTTGACACGAAACCTGGGTGGCTGGGGTCGAGCGTACTTGCTCGCCCCCAGCGCGCAGGATCTGGGGGCGAATGAGTACATTCGACCCCAGCCACCCAGGAAAGGTTTGGCGATAGGCTTTAGGTAAGAAACGGCAGCGCGATCGTCTTCCACACCGGCGGCATGCCGATCGACCAGCGGAGCGCCATCGTCGTGGCGATGAAAAACCCGAAGTGCACTGCGGCGGTGCCGAAGTCCAAGTCATAGCTCGCGAAGGCGGCGATCACGCCCAGCGCCAGTAGTGGTACGACGAGGAACGCCCAATCTGGAAACCAGGCGTTGCCGGCTGCCACGAAACCCCAAAGAGCGGCATAGGCGGCTGCGCAGATTGCCGAGCGAATCCAGAGCGACAGGCCACGCAGCGGCGGACGTTCTGTGTCTCGCAGAATCGAATAAAACGCGGCACAGAGCGGGGCGCTGATCACGACGAGGCCCGCGGCGCTCAACGGCTGATTGCCGGGCATCACTGCGCCGATCACCAAGGCCAGCGCGAACACGGCCAGCGCGGCGCCGCCCATGATGATCGTTGGGACCCAGCTAAACTTGACGTCTTCGTGCGTGATCGGCTTGCCGACCAGCTTGCCCTTGGTGTCGCGCCCGCCGCCTGAGAATTCCTCGGGCGCGTGAACCGTGACCTCGCCGACCAAGACCTCGGGGATCTTGATGACTTGCTTGCACTTGGGACAAGGCCCCTGCTTGCCGGCGAATTTATCATTGACCGAGAAGCGGGCTTTGCAGCCGGGACAAACGACCGAAATGGGCATCGCGACGGCTCAACCAGCGGTAAATCAGGGGCGCAACGGACTGTTCCTTGCTAGTCTGGCAGAGCGCCCCCGCAAGTCAAGACGCGCTCTCCGGCGGCTGAGTCGTTCGCCAACAAAACGACCTTCCGTCGCATTGCGCGACGGAAGGTCTGTTCCTGCTCGCATCGGTACCTGCGAGCTTGCACCACACTCACGCGAACGTTACTGCACGAGCTTCAACGGTCGGTCGTCGGCGACCTGGCCAAACGTCTCCTTGAGCTCTTCTTCGACCTCTTCGATCGGGCGGCCGCCTTCGACATTGAAGTGGACGCCGCCGGTCGTGGCAGCCACCTCGTCCATCAAGGCCGTATCGGCCAAGAGGCCCAAGCTGATCGTCACGATCGGGATCTTCGCTGCGGCGGCGAGCGCCGCCTCTTGCCGCACGAAGGCCTTGGCGGTCGTCGTGTTCGTCGGCTTGTTGGCGATGCCGTCGGTCATCAGGATCATAATCTTCTGAGCGCCGACGCGGGCGTTGTTCTGCAACTCGAGCCGCGCCTTCTGCATGCCGGCGCCGATGTTGGTGTATTCATCGTAGTGTCCGGCCTGACGCTGCCGTGAGATGTCCTCGACCAACTGGAAGTTATCGGTCAGCCCGGACTCCAACACGGCCGTTTGGGCGGCGGAATTGTAGACCGACAAACCAAGGCGGTCATCCGTGTCAACCTCCTGCAAGTACGACAAGAACACGGTCACCGAATTCTTCAGAGCCGTGATGGGCTGCTCACTGGTCTGCCAGAGCGTCGGTGTCTGGTTATAGCGCGGCCGCTCTTCGAGGAGGTAGTTGGTGACGTTCAACTTGCCGTACATCCGCTGATAGCCGGCCGACTTGTTCGTGCTGTCGTTCTTGACGTAGTTGATCCAAGTGTCCCAAGACGTCCCAGACGAAGGGAACGCCGTGCTGTTGACGTTGAAGTACGTCTTGATGCGGCTCACGGTATCCTCGAACCGCTCGCCGTAGTTCGTACCTTCACCGCTCAAGTAGGTGCCGGATTTCACCCAGGCGCGGGTGATCCACTTGTTGTTGTTACCGCCGGTGCCCTTGAAGGTGCCTGCCGTGCCAGACAGACCGCTGAAGGTCTGCTTGGCATTGTCCGAAAACTGCAGCACGACGTTTTCCAAGTTTTTGCTGGACGTAACATAAATCTCCGTCGGCTTGAACGTGACGTAGATCTGCGCTTCATTCACGTTTTGCGGCGTGCGACCGGTCTGGCGGAAATGAGCCGGCGCAAAGGCCATGTTGCCCCAAGCCGGGGAACCGAGCTCTCCGTAGATTTCCTGTAAGTTGGCTTCAACCGCTGCTTGGCCGAGCAGACTGAATGACTTAAATTCGCTGTCGTCGTTCATCGACGCCGAGTAGTCGAGCACGAGCATGATATCGCGCGGGCGGAACGTGGCGATCGATTCCGCGGCCGCGTCGAAATTGTCACGGCCCAGCACGCGGGCGAAGAACAATCCCTGGTCGTCGCGGCGCACGCGCACGCGGATCGCCGTTGGCGTTTCGTCCGCAGGCGTGAAGGTCCGCGCTTCGTCGTCCCACATGCCGGTTTCGATCTCCGTTTCCGACTGGGAAACGTTGACGCCGTTCACGGGATTGGCTGCGACGTATTCCGTCACGGTGCCGTAGGCCGCCTCCGTGCCGTCCACGAGCACCGACACTCCGGCCAGCGCCGCGGCATCGGCTGTGCGCTTCAGCTCCGCATTCGTATTGTGGATGTACCCCACGTCGACGGCGAACGCGACCATGCCCAAGAGCACGACCATCAGGACTGCCGACAAGACTAAGATGTTTCCGCGCCGCGTTAACTGGCCGGCTCGGCGCGAGCCGCGATTACCGCACTGTTGGTGCATCATGGTGAGACTTCCTTTGATTCCGAACCGAGAAACGGCCAATGGAAAAGCGATGTGACGAGGTCTGGAGAGGAGCCTCTATTAAGAACGTTAGGTTATATTTCTCACTCGGGCGTCAGATTCCCTCAAGTTTTTCTCCACGCTGACCGGAACCACGTGAAACGGCCGGAAGAACCCGACTCATCTCGAATCGCCATCGTCGGCGCAAGCGCCCGCGCCGCCGCGGCTTCCGCGCTCCGCGCCGGGTTCACGCCCTGGTGCGCGGATCTCTTCGGCGACGCGGATGTGGCCGCGGCGTGCCAAGTAATGATCTGTGCGCATTATCCGCACGACCTGCCTAAGTTGATCTTGGACGCCCCGCCGTCGCCCTGGATGTATACCGGCGCGGTGGAGAATTATCCGGAGGCCGTGACTCGGATCGCTAAGAATCGCCCGCTCTGGGGCGTCGACGCGCCGACGCTGGAGCGCGTGCGCGATCCCTGGCAGGTTGCCGAGGCGTTGCGTCGTCACGGGCTGCCGTTTCCCGAGCTTGCGCCCGATGCAGATCGTTTGCCTGCCGACGGTACCTGGCTAGTGAAGCGATTCCGCTCGGCCGGCGGGCTGCATGTCTCCCGCTGGATCGGCGCGACCGAACCGCACGACTCCTCGACGCGCTACTTTCAGCGCTTCATCGCCGGGCTCGATGGTTCGGCCGTCTTTGTTGGCGCCGCCGGCAAAGCACGCCTGCTGGGCGTGACGCGCCAATTGATCGGCGAACCGTGGACCGGCGCAAAGGGCTTTCGCTACGCGGGTTCAATCGGGCCCATGCTGTTGCCGGCGACATGTCGCGATCAATTGGCCGCAATCGGCGACGCTTTGTGCGCGGAATTCCGGCTTACCGGATTATTTGGCGTCGACTTCGTACTCGCAGGTGCGCAGGTCTGGCCTATCGAGATCAACCCGCGTTACACGGCATCCGTCGAAGTGCTGGAACGCGCGACGGGGCTGCGCTCGATCCACTGGCACGCCGCCGCCTGCCGCGATGGTTGGTTGCCAACTGTGCAGGATATCTCGCAAATCTCAGGTCGCGTTCAAGGTAAGCTGATTCTTTTCGCCAGCGAACTGTTGGACGTTGCCCCGTCAATCACGAAGGCGCTCCTCGATCGGAATGACGGACGGAATTGGCCCGTTGTGGCGGATATCCCCCAGCCGGGAAGCCGGATTGAGCCGAATTGGCCCATTTGCACGGTGTTTGCGGAGGGCAGCACCGACGCGGATGTTGTTGAGAATCTCCGCTCGCGCGCCATGGAGATCTCCCGGGTTTTGGCGATTTCTACTCCGGCCCTTCGATGAAATGGGCGGAATCGGCTGTCGGCTACGGGGCCGGCCCGGCTCGCTGGTCCACTTCAGCGGATGGAACTCCCCCCGCCGGGCATTACAATGGAAGCCTGCCGCAGCTTCCCTGCCTCCTCGCTCCTCCTGCCGGACGTAATGCCCATGGCGCTTCGAGTCATTGCTGGATGCCTGGCCTTGGTTTCCCTGGTGGGCGACGCGCGGGCGGCCGAGCCGGTCGATTTTGCCCGGGATGTGCGACCGATTCTGGAATCGCGCTGCCTGGCCTGCCACGGGGAAAAGAAGCAAGAATCCGAGCTACGGTTCGACCTCCGCGACGCGGCCATGAAAGGGGGCGCCGGCGGGGAGGTAATCGCGCCGGGCAAGAGCGCGGAAAGTTCGCTCTTGAAGCGGATCACGTCCACCGACAAAGAAACGCGGATGCCGCCGGAAGGCGACCCGCTAACCGACGAGCAAGTAGACGTGTTACGGCGCTGGATCGACGAAGGCGCGAAGTGGCCCGACGAGCATGCGGGCGAAGTCGAGGACCCGCTGGCGAAGAAGCTCGCGCATTGGGCCTTTCACGCGCCAGTGCGACCTGAGCTACCGGTAGTGTCCAACACGAATTGGTCGCGGAATGATATCGATCGGTTTGTGCTGGCTAAGCTCGAACAGGAAAGTCTCGCGCCGTCTCCCGAGGCGGACAAGATCACGCTGCTGCGTCGACTGAGCCTCGACCTGATCGGTCTGCCGCCGACGATTGCCGAGATCGACGCGTTTCTGGCCGACACCAGCGACGACGCCTACCAGAAGCAAGTCGATCGCTTGCTGGCGTCGCCGCATTACGGTGAGCGCTGGGGACGGCACTGGCTGGACGCCGCACGGTATGCAGATTCCGACGGCTTCGAAAAAGACAAGTCGCGTAACGTTTGGATGTACCGCGATTGGGTCGTCGGCGCATTCAACCGCGATCTGCCGTACGACCAGTTCATCATCGAGCAGTTCGCCGGCGACCTGCTGCCGCATGCTACCCAAGATCAAATCGTGGCGACTGGCTTTGTGCGCAACTCGATGCTCAACGAAGAAGGGGGCATCGATCCAGAACAATTCCGCATGGAGGCGATGTTCGACCGGATGGACGCGGTCGGCAAGAGCGTGCTCGGGCTGACGATTCAATGCTGCCAGTGCCACAATCACAAGTTCGATCCTATTTCGCAGGAAGAGTACTACCGGCTGTTTGCCTTCCTGAACAACGACCACGAGCCGCAACGGGTGGCGTATTCGCCGCCGGAGTTGATGACGGTCGAACAACTCGTGCGCTCGATGCGCGAGAACGATGACCGGCTCCGAGAGGTCTATCCCGATTGGGCGGACCGCATGGCCGCTTGGGAAGCCACGGTGCGCGACAATCAACCGCCGTGGGAAGTACTCAAGCCCGATGTCTACGAAGACACCGGCGGCGGTGCAAAGTTGAGTTTGCTGTCGGATAACTCAATGCTCTGCGCGGGGTATGCGCCCACGCATTGTGATTTCAAGGCGGAAGGCAAGACGGCGCTCCAGAAGATCACGGCCGTGCGATTGGAGACGCTGACCGATCCGAATCTGCCGCGCCATGGTCCTGGCCGGTCGTTCAAAGGGACGTTCGCACTCACGGAGTTCAAAGTGCAGGTCGCTCCGGCAAATGCGCCGGATAAAAAGGAAGACGTGAAGATCGTCGCTGGCTCGGCCGATTTTTCGCAGCCGGAGCGGGACTTGGAGAAGAACTTCGACGATCTCTCCGGCAACAAGCGAATTGTCGGGCCGATCGAGATGGCGATCGATGGCAAGGATGAGACCGCCTGGGGCATCGACGCGGGTCCGGGCCGCAGCAATCAGTCTCGCAAGGCGGTGTTTCGTTTCGAGAAGCCGCTCGAATACGCGGACGGCGCGATCATCACGGTAACCATCTCGCAGGGACATGGCGGTTGGAACAGCGACGACCACCAAAACAATCTGCTCGGCCGCATTCGTGTTTCATTGACCGAAACGGACGGCGAGGTCGTCGCCGATCCCTTGCCGGCCAAGGTGCGCGCGATCATCGCCAAGCCAGCCGCGGAACGCTCGCCGGCAGAAACCGACGCGGTGTTTCGCTACTGGCGCACCACGGTTCCGGAATTCGCCGAGGCGAACGCACAGGTCGAGGCCCTCTGGCAGCAATGGCCGATGGGCACGACCGCGTTGGTGCTGGAAGCGCGCGACGAAACCCGCGAGACAAAAATGTTAAAGCGCGGCAACTTCCTCGACCCGACCGACGCGGTCCGGCCGGGCGTGCCGAAGCTGTTGCATCAACTCCCGGAAGGCGCGCCGCCCACGCGATTGACCTTCGCCCAATGGCTGGCCGACCGCCGCAGCCCGACGACGGCGCGGGTGTTCGTCAACCGCATGTGGCAAGCCTATTTCGGGACCGGCATCGTGAGTACGTCGGAAGACATCGGCACGCAGAGCGAAGCGCCGAGCCATCCGGAGCTACTCGACTGGCTGGCCACGGAGTTCATGGCCCGTGATTGGAGCGTCAAGGAAATGCACCGGTTGATCGTCAACTCGGCGACATACCGGCAATCATCCCACGTGAACGACGCCTTGCTCACCGAGGATCCGTACAATCGGCTGTTGGCCCGCGGCCCGCGCGTGCGCGTCGAAGGTGAAGTCGTTCGCGACATTGCACTCGCATCCAGCGGATTGTTGAATCCCGCATTGGGCGGGCCAAGCGTGTTCCCGCCCGTGCCGGCGAGTTTGCTCGCGTTGAGCTACGCCCCGATCACCTGGCCGGAGGAAACCGGAGCGAATCGTTATCGCCGCGCGTTGTATACCTATCGCCGCCGCTCAATGCCGTACCCGGCGCTGCAAAACTTCGATACGCCGAACGCCGATTTTTCCTGCGTCCGCCGGCAGCGCAGCAACACGCCCCTTCAGGCGCTGACGACGTTGAACGAAGTCGTGTTCGTCGAGTGTGCGCAACACCTCGCGATGGAAATGGCCCGCGCCGGAGGCGCGACGGATGATGAGCGGATCGACTATGCCTTTCGCCGTTGCGTGAGCCGCCTGCCTGTCGACGAGGAACGCGCGGCGCTCAAGGAGTTGATGCAACAGCAGGAGCAACGCTTCGCCGAAGGTTGGGCCAGCCCTTGGCAAGTCGCCACTGGCAAGGAAGCCCGGCCGGCAGATCTGCCGGAAGGCGTCACGCCAGTGAAGTTGGCCGGCTATACCGTGGTGGCCCGGGTAATTTTGAATCTCGATGAAACGATCACGAAAGAGTGAGCCCGCGAAACACGCGAAAGTCAGCATGCCGGAGTTAGCCCCGAATGGGGCGACAGACAATAGCCAGGGGTGAAACGCAGCGGAACCCCTGAAAAGGGTCGACCACAAACTCACAGCCCCAACGGGGCGACACACGCTTGGCGAGACTTTGCAGAATTTGTGTCGCCCCGGTGGGGCTCAATAAGGAAACGAAAACGTACTCCAGGGGTTTGCACCCCTGGCTATTATCTATCGCCCTGCTGGGGCTGAAAACACATACGCTGAGAACACAACGTCAACGACACAGCGAATCCACGCCACAAAAATGGCTTCAACCATGCATATCAACCCGCTCGAAGTGCAGCGCCACGTCAACCGCCGCTGGTTCTTAAAAGACTGCGGCGTCGGGCTGGGCGCCATGGCGCTCGGTTCACTCATGGCGCGCGGGCAGGCGCTCGGCGCGACCGAAGGCTCGCTCAATCCGCTCGCGTCTAAGGCGCCGCATTTCCCCGGCAAGGCGAAGAACGTCATCTTCCTGTTCATGGCCGGCGCGCCGAGTCACTTGGACCTGTTCGATTACAAGCCGCAGCTCGAAAAGTTCAATGGCACGCTGCCGCCGCCTGAGTTGTTGAAGGGGTACCGCGCGGCGTTCATCAATCCCAGCTCGAAGCTGCTGGCGCCGAAGTTCAAATTCGCCAAACATGGCAATAGCGGCGCGGAGCTCGCCGAGTTGCTCCCGCACCTGGCGACCGTGGCCGACGACCTGTGCATCGTGAAATCGCTCGTCACGGACGCGTTCAATCATGCGCCGGGACAGATCATGATGAACACCGGCTCGCAGCAATTCGGCCGGCCGAGTATCGGCGCTTGGACTACGTATGGTTTGGGAAGCGAAGCCGACGACTTGCCGGGCTTCGTGGTGATGAACTCCGCGAAGAAGGGCACGAGCGGCGGCGCCTCGAACTGGGGCGCTGGCT
Coding sequences within:
- the dacB gene encoding D-alanyl-D-alanine carboxypeptidase/D-alanyl-D-alanine-endopeptidase, translated to MRFFVVVAALASAHAGTTAAQALSNEIAKFIAQPLYKESSWGLLVVDLDSGETLYELNPDKLFVPASTTKLFSVAAALEVLGADHRFHTPVYARGEIDAEGKLQGDLILAASGDLTLGGRTDAAGRIAFADADHTYAGFSPGAKVTESDPLAGLKAIAQQVKQAGIHEIDGDVLIDDRLFEEADSSGSGPDRCSPIVVNDNVIDVTVEPGKVGELAKVTCRPECSAVVVDARVLTVDADQETELKIELLDERGLLVRGRIAADEPAALRPIEVKSPEDFARRLLIDALQEAGIAVDASAVSCNCDDALPDVADYAQLKQVAQLESPPFSENARLILKVSHNLHASTLPLLMAAKQGQRTLDEGLKIEREALTRIGVDVDTISFGGGAGGTRADFVTPRAAVNLLRAMSQRPEASIYRDALPILGVDGTLHSAVEPESPARAKFQAKTGTLVWQNGLNDRQLLTSKALAGYGETASGRKIAVAIFVNNVHLRDEITPTYVGKHLGKLCELIHAGL
- a CDS encoding VWA domain-containing protein; the encoded protein is MMHQQCGNRGSRRAGQLTRRGNILVLSAVLMVVLLGMVAFAVDVGYIHNTNAELKRTADAAALAGVSVLVDGTEAAYGTVTEYVAANPVNGVNVSQSETEIETGMWDDEARTFTPADETPTAIRVRVRRDDQGLFFARVLGRDNFDAAAESIATFRPRDIMLVLDYSASMNDDSEFKSFSLLGQAAVEANLQEIYGELGSPAWGNMAFAPAHFRQTGRTPQNVNEAQIYVTFKPTEIYVTSSKNLENVVLQFSDNAKQTFSGLSGTAGTFKGTGGNNNKWITRAWVKSGTYLSGEGTNYGERFEDTVSRIKTYFNVNSTAFPSSGTSWDTWINYVKNDSTNKSAGYQRMYGKLNVTNYLLEERPRYNQTPTLWQTSEQPITALKNSVTVFLSYLQEVDTDDRLGLSVYNSAAQTAVLESGLTDNFQLVEDISRQRQAGHYDEYTNIGAGMQKARLELQNNARVGAQKIMILMTDGIANKPTNTTTAKAFVRQEAALAAAAKIPIVTISLGLLADTALMDEVAATTGGVHFNVEGGRPIEEVEEELKETFGQVADDRPLKLVQ
- a CDS encoding ATP-grasp domain-containing protein — protein: MKRPEEPDSSRIAIVGASARAAAASALRAGFTPWCADLFGDADVAAACQVMICAHYPHDLPKLILDAPPSPWMYTGAVENYPEAVTRIAKNRPLWGVDAPTLERVRDPWQVAEALRRHGLPFPELAPDADRLPADGTWLVKRFRSAGGLHVSRWIGATEPHDSSTRYFQRFIAGLDGSAVFVGAAGKARLLGVTRQLIGEPWTGAKGFRYAGSIGPMLLPATCRDQLAAIGDALCAEFRLTGLFGVDFVLAGAQVWPIEINPRYTASVEVLERATGLRSIHWHAAACRDGWLPTVQDISQISGRVQGKLILFASELLDVAPSITKALLDRNDGRNWPVVADIPQPGSRIEPNWPICTVFAEGSTDADVVENLRSRAMEISRVLAISTPALR
- a CDS encoding PSD1 and planctomycete cytochrome C domain-containing protein encodes the protein MALRVIAGCLALVSLVGDARAAEPVDFARDVRPILESRCLACHGEKKQESELRFDLRDAAMKGGAGGEVIAPGKSAESSLLKRITSTDKETRMPPEGDPLTDEQVDVLRRWIDEGAKWPDEHAGEVEDPLAKKLAHWAFHAPVRPELPVVSNTNWSRNDIDRFVLAKLEQESLAPSPEADKITLLRRLSLDLIGLPPTIAEIDAFLADTSDDAYQKQVDRLLASPHYGERWGRHWLDAARYADSDGFEKDKSRNVWMYRDWVVGAFNRDLPYDQFIIEQFAGDLLPHATQDQIVATGFVRNSMLNEEGGIDPEQFRMEAMFDRMDAVGKSVLGLTIQCCQCHNHKFDPISQEEYYRLFAFLNNDHEPQRVAYSPPELMTVEQLVRSMRENDDRLREVYPDWADRMAAWEATVRDNQPPWEVLKPDVYEDTGGGAKLSLLSDNSMLCAGYAPTHCDFKAEGKTALQKITAVRLETLTDPNLPRHGPGRSFKGTFALTEFKVQVAPANAPDKKEDVKIVAGSADFSQPERDLEKNFDDLSGNKRIVGPIEMAIDGKDETAWGIDAGPGRSNQSRKAVFRFEKPLEYADGAIITVTISQGHGGWNSDDHQNNLLGRIRVSLTETDGEVVADPLPAKVRAIIAKPAAERSPAETDAVFRYWRTTVPEFAEANAQVEALWQQWPMGTTALVLEARDETRETKMLKRGNFLDPTDAVRPGVPKLLHQLPEGAPPTRLTFAQWLADRRSPTTARVFVNRMWQAYFGTGIVSTSEDIGTQSEAPSHPELLDWLATEFMARDWSVKEMHRLIVNSATYRQSSHVNDALLTEDPYNRLLARGPRVRVEGEVVRDIALASSGLLNPALGGPSVFPPVPASLLALSYAPITWPEETGANRYRRALYTYRRRSMPYPALQNFDTPNADFSCVRRQRSNTPLQALTTLNEVVFVECAQHLAMEMARAGGATDDERIDYAFRRCVSRLPVDEERAALKELMQQQEQRFAEGWASPWQVATGKEARPADLPEGVTPVKLAGYTVVARVILNLDETITKE